A genomic segment from Flavobacterium inviolabile encodes:
- a CDS encoding FMN-binding negative transcriptional regulator, whose amino-acid sequence MYIDDSNKNEDSDAIKTFIRQNSFGILINQTQGKPWGTHIPLELETNKAGEEVLFGHIAKANPQWKDFENNNTVLAIFQGPHSYISSSWYDHENVPTWNYIAVHVYGKIKILEGDDVLYLLKKLVDKYEAGSENPVRIEELSKKTMRQVNGLVAFEIAIEDIQAVHKLSQNRDDKNYNAIISKLESKKDANSAMIAQEMRKLRE is encoded by the coding sequence ATGTATATTGACGACAGCAATAAAAACGAGGATTCAGACGCTATCAAAACGTTTATCAGACAAAACAGTTTTGGCATCCTCATCAACCAGACACAGGGAAAGCCGTGGGGAACCCATATTCCGCTGGAACTGGAAACCAACAAAGCCGGAGAAGAAGTCCTTTTCGGTCATATTGCCAAAGCCAATCCGCAGTGGAAAGATTTTGAAAACAACAATACGGTACTGGCAATTTTCCAGGGACCGCATTCGTACATTTCCTCTTCGTGGTACGATCATGAAAACGTCCCTACCTGGAATTATATCGCTGTACATGTTTATGGAAAAATAAAAATCCTGGAAGGCGATGATGTGCTGTATTTGCTGAAAAAGCTGGTTGATAAATATGAAGCCGGTTCGGAGAATCCGGTGCGCATTGAAGAACTTTCCAAAAAAACCATGCGCCAGGTAAACGGACTTGTCGCTTTTGAAATTGCCATTGAAGACATTCAGGCTGTACATAAATTATCACAAAATCGTGACGATAAAAACTACAATGCCATCATTTCCAAATTAGAAAGCAAAAAAGATGCTAATTCGGCAATGATTGCTCAAGAAATGAGAAAATTAAGGGAATAG
- the ribH gene encoding 6,7-dimethyl-8-ribityllumazine synthase, whose amino-acid sequence MATANKNLSNYDKNTIPSAKDFRFGIVVSEWNDKITEGLYSGAEAALLDCGALESNIVRWNVPGSFELVYGAKKMIATQNVDVVITIGCVIKGETMHFEFVCEGVTQGIKDLNVQTDVPVIFCLLTDNNEQQSIDRSGGAHGNKGTEAAIAAIKMADLRKKA is encoded by the coding sequence ATGGCTACTGCAAATAAAAACTTATCCAATTACGATAAAAACACAATCCCAAGCGCGAAAGATTTTCGGTTTGGGATTGTTGTTTCAGAATGGAACGACAAAATAACGGAAGGATTATATTCCGGAGCGGAAGCAGCCTTATTGGATTGCGGTGCTTTGGAAAGCAATATCGTCCGTTGGAATGTACCGGGAAGCTTTGAGCTGGTATACGGTGCTAAAAAAATGATAGCAACGCAAAATGTAGATGTAGTCATCACCATTGGTTGTGTGATTAAAGGCGAAACCATGCATTTTGAATTTGTTTGTGAAGGAGTAACGCAGGGAATCAAAGACCTGAATGTTCAAACGGATGTACCGGTTATTTTTTGTTTACTGACCGATAATAACGAACAGCAGTCCATTGACAGAAGCGGAGGCGCTCACGGAAATAAAGGAACAGAAGCTGCTATTGCAGCGATAAAAATGGCCGACCTGAGAAAAAAGGCGTAA
- a CDS encoding tetratricopeptide repeat protein: MATYNKRGYKAPKPKDEAVENEFDQVEDIQDKNSATAEVFNKLDEGASRTEEWVAKNQKYIFGFVGAIAIAAAGYLLYNKFVVGPKEEDAANEMFQAQQYFQQAVDGQASDSLFALSLKGGEGKLGFLGITENYSGTKAANLSHYYAGMAYLNTAKYKEAVQQLEQFSSDDMMLKALALGGIGDAFSELDKKEDALTYYKKAAEANDNEFTTPRFLFKAGETALALNKKAEASKFFTQIKEKYESAAEAANIDALIAMTE, translated from the coding sequence ATGGCAACATATAACAAAAGAGGATACAAAGCCCCAAAACCAAAGGACGAAGCTGTTGAAAACGAATTTGACCAAGTAGAAGATATTCAGGATAAAAATAGTGCTACTGCGGAAGTTTTTAATAAATTAGACGAAGGTGCTTCCAGAACGGAAGAATGGGTAGCTAAAAATCAGAAATATATTTTCGGATTTGTAGGAGCTATTGCCATAGCTGCTGCCGGGTACCTTTTGTATAATAAATTTGTAGTAGGACCAAAAGAGGAAGATGCTGCAAATGAAATGTTCCAGGCACAACAATATTTCCAACAGGCAGTAGACGGACAGGCTTCGGATTCTTTATTCGCTTTATCGTTAAAAGGTGGTGAAGGAAAATTAGGATTCTTAGGGATTACTGAAAACTACTCCGGAACCAAAGCGGCTAACCTATCGCATTATTATGCAGGTATGGCTTATTTGAACACTGCAAAATACAAAGAAGCTGTACAACAGTTAGAGCAATTCTCTTCTGACGATATGATGTTAAAAGCGTTAGCTTTAGGTGGTATCGGTGATGCTTTTTCTGAATTAGATAAAAAAGAAGATGCTTTAACGTACTACAAAAAAGCGGCAGAAGCAAACGATAACGAATTTACAACACCAAGATTCCTGTTTAAAGCCGGTGAAACTGCTTTGGCCTTGAATAAAAAAGCAGAAGCTTCTAAATTCTTTACACAAATTAAAGAAAAATACGAAAGTGCTGCTGAAGCTGCAAATATTGATGCATTGATCGCAATGACAGAATAA
- the murB gene encoding UDP-N-acetylmuramate dehydrogenase yields MKISTDFSLKNYNTFGIEAKAKAFVAVENQTELAQILKEHQSEKLFVLGGGSNMLLTQDIDALVIHVDLKGKKVISENDDYALVQAQAGENWHEFVIWCIDQNLGGLENLSLIPGNVGTTPIQNIGAYGVEIKDAFVSCEAMHIKTQEITTFNREQCRFGYRESIFKNEAKDQYIITSVTFQLTRQNHKTNTSYGAIEAELTKENISNPTIKDISNAVIAIRESKLPNPKELGNSGSFFKNPIISKADFDKIHLQFPDMPHYVVSDTLVKVPAGWLIEQAGFKGKRFGDAGIHKNQALVLVNYGNATGQEILNVSRNIQKTIVDTFGIAIEAEVNII; encoded by the coding sequence ATGAAGATTTCCACTGATTTTTCCCTTAAAAACTATAATACTTTTGGTATTGAAGCGAAGGCAAAAGCTTTTGTTGCTGTTGAAAATCAAACCGAACTGGCCCAAATTTTAAAAGAACACCAATCGGAGAAATTATTTGTTTTAGGCGGTGGAAGCAATATGCTTTTAACACAGGATATTGACGCTCTGGTTATTCATGTCGATCTGAAAGGAAAAAAGGTAATTTCCGAAAATGACGATTATGCTTTGGTTCAGGCACAGGCCGGTGAAAACTGGCACGAATTTGTAATTTGGTGTATCGATCAGAATCTGGGCGGATTGGAAAACTTATCGCTTATTCCCGGGAATGTGGGCACTACACCTATTCAGAATATCGGGGCTTATGGCGTGGAAATCAAAGACGCATTTGTTTCCTGCGAAGCCATGCATATTAAAACACAGGAAATAACCACTTTCAACAGGGAGCAATGCCGTTTTGGCTATCGGGAAAGTATCTTTAAAAACGAAGCCAAAGACCAGTATATCATTACTTCCGTAACGTTTCAGCTAACCAGACAAAACCACAAGACGAACACTTCTTATGGTGCGATTGAAGCGGAACTTACCAAAGAAAACATCAGCAATCCGACAATTAAAGACATCAGCAATGCGGTTATTGCGATTCGCGAAAGTAAATTACCGAATCCTAAAGAATTAGGAAACAGCGGTAGTTTCTTTAAAAACCCGATTATCAGCAAAGCCGATTTTGATAAAATCCACCTGCAATTTCCGGACATGCCGCATTATGTCGTTTCCGATACGCTGGTTAAAGTTCCGGCCGGATGGCTTATCGAACAGGCCGGTTTTAAAGGAAAGCGTTTTGGTGATGCCGGCATACACAAAAACCAGGCTTTGGTTCTGGTAAACTACGGCAATGCAACCGGACAGGAAATCCTGAACGTTTCCAGAAACATTCAAAAAACCATAGTGGATACTTTTGGCATCGCTATCGAAGCCGAAGTAAACATTATTTAA
- a CDS encoding glycosyltransferase — protein sequence MLTILLYIFIGIIALQIFYYLIVFSKFAFAKPQKITPKRIPVSVIVCAKNEAENVTKFIPLLAEQNYPDYEIVLIDDASSDDTLEIFEAFEKQYSNVRLVKVQNNEAFWGNKKFALTLGIKAAKKEYLLFTDADCYPTSKDWIMNMTSQFTLHKTIILGYGAYEKIKGSFLNKIIRFETVLTAVQYFSWAKMGRPYMGVGRNLAYKREEFFKVNGFMDHMKIRSGDDDLFINQASNSKNTTICYAPESFTVSAPKTTYSEWFKQKRRHVSTASFYKGFDKFQLGLFYFSQLFFFLLAIILLAFQFQWMIVCGLIVFRYIFTWITLGYASGRLKEKDVMYWFPIIELILIFTQLNVYFTNSISKPVHWK from the coding sequence ATGTTAACAATTCTACTCTACATTTTTATTGGAATTATAGCCCTTCAGATTTTTTATTATTTGATTGTTTTCAGCAAATTTGCGTTTGCAAAACCTCAAAAAATAACGCCTAAACGCATTCCCGTTTCTGTAATTGTCTGCGCTAAAAATGAAGCCGAAAACGTTACGAAATTCATTCCACTTTTAGCCGAGCAGAATTATCCGGATTATGAAATTGTTTTAATTGACGATGCTTCCAGCGATGACACGCTTGAAATTTTTGAAGCTTTCGAAAAACAGTATTCCAATGTTCGCCTGGTTAAGGTTCAAAACAACGAAGCCTTCTGGGGAAATAAAAAATTCGCACTGACCTTGGGTATCAAGGCCGCTAAAAAAGAATACCTGCTATTCACCGATGCCGATTGTTATCCTACTTCGAAAGACTGGATCATGAACATGACCTCGCAATTCACACTGCACAAAACCATTATCCTGGGGTATGGTGCTTATGAAAAGATCAAAGGTTCATTCTTAAATAAAATCATTCGTTTTGAAACAGTACTCACCGCAGTACAATATTTTTCATGGGCAAAAATGGGCAGACCTTATATGGGTGTTGGCCGTAATCTGGCCTATAAAAGAGAAGAATTCTTCAAGGTGAACGGTTTTATGGATCACATGAAAATCCGTTCCGGCGATGACGATCTGTTTATCAATCAGGCATCCAACAGTAAAAACACAACCATTTGCTATGCTCCGGAAAGTTTTACCGTATCGGCACCAAAAACCACTTACAGCGAGTGGTTCAAACAAAAACGCCGCCATGTTTCCACCGCTTCATTCTATAAAGGGTTTGACAAGTTCCAATTGGGATTATTCTACTTTTCGCAACTTTTCTTTTTCCTTCTGGCAATAATCCTGTTAGCTTTTCAGTTTCAATGGATGATCGTGTGCGGGTTAATTGTTTTCCGTTATATTTTCACATGGATCACACTGGGATATGCTTCCGGCAGACTCAAAGAGAAAGATGTCATGTATTGGTTCCCTATTATCGAATTAATACTTATCTTCACGCAATTGAACGTTTATTTTACAAACTCTATTTCAAAACCGGTACATTGGAAATAA
- the recF gene encoding DNA replication/repair protein RecF (All proteins in this family for which functions are known are DNA-binding proteins that assist the filamentation of RecA onto DNA for the initiation of recombination or recombinational repair.), which translates to MYLKKLSLFNYKNISEATYDFDSKINCFVGKNGIGKTNVLDAIYHLAYGKSYFNPLAIQNIKHGEEFFVVDGSFEKEERPEQIVCSLKKGQKKILKRNGKPYDKFSDHIGFIPLVIISPSDQDLIIEGSETRRKFIDSVISQSDSYYLQQLIQYQKITAQRNALLKYFALNHTFEKDTLAVYNEQLAVLGHAIFEKRKNFIAEFIPIFNEHHRAITNAAETVQIVYDSQLFEKNMAELFEDNLAKDRALQYTSVGVHKDDLSFEIDSHPIKKFGSQGQQKSFLIALKLAQFEFIKKLNGVAPILLFDDIFDKLDETRVSKIIEMVNDETFGQLFISDTHPERTEAIVKSTLQSYRIFQL; encoded by the coding sequence GTGTATTTAAAGAAGCTTTCCTTATTTAATTATAAAAATATATCCGAAGCCACTTACGACTTTGACAGCAAAATCAATTGTTTTGTGGGTAAAAACGGCATTGGTAAAACCAATGTCCTGGATGCGATATACCACCTGGCTTACGGGAAGAGTTATTTTAATCCGTTAGCAATACAAAACATAAAACACGGCGAAGAATTCTTTGTAGTCGACGGCAGTTTCGAAAAAGAAGAACGCCCGGAACAGATTGTGTGCAGCCTGAAAAAGGGACAAAAGAAAATCCTGAAACGCAACGGCAAACCTTATGATAAGTTTTCCGACCATATCGGCTTTATTCCGCTGGTGATCATCTCCCCTTCCGATCAGGATTTAATTATAGAAGGAAGCGAAACACGCCGGAAGTTTATAGACAGCGTTATTTCGCAGTCAGACAGCTACTACCTGCAGCAGCTAATCCAGTACCAGAAAATAACCGCACAGCGCAATGCTCTTTTAAAGTATTTTGCCCTGAACCACACTTTCGAAAAAGACACCCTTGCCGTTTATAACGAGCAGTTAGCCGTGCTGGGGCATGCCATATTCGAAAAACGAAAAAACTTTATAGCGGAATTTATCCCGATATTTAATGAGCACCACCGGGCAATAACCAATGCTGCCGAAACGGTTCAGATTGTTTATGACAGCCAGCTGTTTGAAAAAAACATGGCAGAATTATTCGAGGACAATCTGGCAAAGGACCGCGCATTGCAATATACCAGCGTGGGTGTTCACAAAGACGATCTGTCTTTTGAAATTGACAGCCATCCGATTAAAAAATTCGGTTCCCAGGGACAGCAAAAGTCATTTCTTATCGCCTTAAAACTGGCACAGTTTGAGTTTATCAAAAAACTAAACGGGGTTGCTCCGATACTTTTATTTGATGATATTTTCGACAAACTGGACGAAACACGCGTCAGCAAAATCATTGAAATGGTTAACGATGAGACATTCGGTCAGTTATTCATTTCCGACACTCATCCGGAACGTACAGAAGCCATTGTAAAGTCTACTTTACAGAGTTACAGGATTTTTCAGCTTTAA
- a CDS encoding ATP-binding response regulator: MKIPLQQRKKVHIALFISIIIIQLLFFWIWYKQGKEYNNLSESVQNASKPNRALFFSDKATSSFLDAQNAFNDYLLNHKKSSLNKYESSIKEMTVYLDSLDNLTSVNKDFFNVIKSKETTEREIYKIKKQLDSLMLRGIIPLMDTVVPLNFNVKKYNYIRTLNSITYDTILTSNQDSKKGFFTRIGKAISGKSDILKEQLQVRIKMMYGNTEKIGSFEDQLKNTFHSIDKYYTHEFQRLNNTYNNLRSKDKELLEINKTILHKSKEILELYSESAQEMDKIKYTKAITNIESQKTLILTLLGIMAVITLILLAYTLFAYMYERNLSNAKMEAEKNLEFKNRIIGMLSHEMRAPLNIISNFSKKLKASGLPKEQTPTVNSLIFTSNSLQITVNQILDFFKNKSSKLAVYNSNFNLKEEILSVLESLRSLAEIKKIDLIMQLDQNLDTAVWADNVKIHQLFYNIIGNAIKFTTKGNITVTAKLLDTTDTKYRLNVTIKDTGSGIPAEDLENIFNEHYQSKFHSEQFKFGAGLGLNLCKEIVELFHGAISINSVQQKGTEVSFHLILDKPQTIKTSQEKLMAITELKKTTIAVVDDDMITLATVKKLITSVKAEAIGFSSAAEIRTYLQTNPVDLFITDLQLDSVSGIQLARDIKQQNEINADIPILAITGDDYMTSHDIATTPFDDIILKPINKEEFYTKILKVLS, encoded by the coding sequence ATGAAGATCCCGTTGCAACAAAGAAAAAAAGTTCATATTGCCCTTTTTATTTCCATCATTATTATTCAATTATTATTTTTTTGGATCTGGTACAAACAAGGCAAAGAATACAACAATCTTTCCGAATCCGTTCAAAATGCGAGTAAGCCCAACCGCGCCCTGTTTTTTTCAGACAAAGCAACCAGTAGTTTCCTGGATGCCCAGAATGCTTTTAACGATTACCTGCTCAATCATAAAAAGTCTTCCTTAAACAAATACGAGAGTTCTATTAAAGAGATGACCGTATACCTGGACAGCCTGGACAACCTGACCAGTGTGAATAAGGATTTCTTTAATGTGATCAAATCCAAAGAAACCACAGAAAGGGAGATCTACAAAATCAAGAAGCAACTGGATTCCCTGATGCTGCGCGGCATCATACCGCTAATGGATACGGTCGTACCGTTAAACTTCAATGTTAAAAAGTACAATTACATCCGGACGTTAAATTCCATTACCTACGATACGATTTTAACTTCCAACCAGGATTCCAAAAAAGGTTTTTTTACGAGAATCGGAAAAGCCATTTCCGGCAAAAGCGACATCCTGAAAGAGCAGCTTCAGGTGCGCATTAAAATGATGTATGGCAATACGGAAAAGATCGGTTCTTTTGAAGACCAGCTAAAAAACACTTTTCACAGTATTGACAAATACTACACTCACGAATTCCAGCGCCTGAACAATACCTATAATAATTTAAGGAGTAAGGACAAGGAACTTTTGGAGATCAACAAAACCATTCTTCATAAAAGTAAGGAGATCTTAGAGCTGTATTCCGAATCGGCCCAGGAAATGGACAAGATAAAATACACCAAAGCGATCACCAATATTGAAAGCCAGAAAACACTCATATTAACACTGCTGGGCATCATGGCGGTTATCACACTGATATTGCTTGCCTATACCTTATTTGCCTATATGTATGAACGGAATTTATCGAATGCCAAGATGGAAGCCGAAAAAAACCTGGAATTCAAAAACCGTATTATTGGTATGCTCAGCCATGAAATGCGGGCGCCGTTAAATATCATTTCGAATTTTTCAAAAAAATTAAAAGCCTCCGGTTTACCCAAAGAGCAAACGCCAACGGTTAACTCGCTTATTTTTACTTCCAATTCCTTACAGATCACTGTAAACCAGATTTTGGATTTCTTTAAAAACAAAAGCAGCAAACTGGCGGTTTATAATTCCAATTTTAATTTAAAAGAGGAAATCCTTTCCGTTTTGGAATCACTGCGTTCTTTAGCCGAAATCAAAAAAATCGACCTGATCATGCAACTGGACCAGAATCTGGATACTGCGGTTTGGGCTGACAATGTGAAGATCCACCAATTGTTTTACAACATAATCGGCAATGCGATAAAATTCACCACTAAAGGGAACATTACCGTTACCGCTAAACTATTGGATACTACCGATACAAAATACCGACTGAATGTTACCATAAAAGATACCGGTTCCGGTATTCCGGCAGAAGATCTGGAAAACATCTTTAACGAACACTACCAGAGTAAATTCCATTCCGAGCAGTTTAAATTTGGTGCCGGACTGGGTTTAAACCTCTGCAAAGAAATCGTAGAACTTTTCCATGGCGCCATCAGCATCAATAGTGTGCAGCAAAAAGGAACGGAAGTGAGCTTCCACCTGATACTGGACAAACCACAGACCATCAAAACCAGCCAGGAAAAACTTATGGCAATCACGGAACTCAAAAAAACAACCATTGCCGTTGTGGATGACGATATGATAACCCTGGCAACCGTAAAAAAACTGATCACCTCCGTTAAAGCTGAAGCCATCGGTTTCTCTTCGGCGGCAGAGATCCGGACCTATCTGCAAACAAATCCGGTTGACCTGTTCATTACCGATTTACAGCTTGACAGTGTTTCCGGAATACAGCTTGCCCGGGATATCAAACAGCAAAATGAGATAAACGCCGATATTCCGATCCTGGCGATTACCGGCGATGACTATATGACTTCCCATGATATCGCCACCACTCCTTTTGACGACATTATACTCAAACCGATAAATAAAGAGGAATTTTACACTAAAATTCTAAAAGTTTTATCATAA
- a CDS encoding RNA polymerase sigma factor: MEINSEIIQKNIEKAKSGDQVAFTFLLDFFWNEIYGFMLKRTENETDTEDIAIETFAKAFDKITTYNPEFGFNTWLITIAKNVHIDMLRKKKSALFLDINDEENQQAYNVIDSSPTIEDEIIKEQNLARLLLYIKELKPAYQEVIQLRYFQEMSYQEIADQLEEPLNNVKIKLLRAKKLLFEIIQQKR; encoded by the coding sequence TTGGAAATAAATTCAGAGATAATTCAAAAGAACATTGAAAAGGCAAAATCCGGAGATCAGGTAGCCTTTACATTTTTGCTGGATTTTTTCTGGAATGAGATTTACGGCTTTATGCTGAAACGTACCGAAAACGAAACGGACACCGAAGATATTGCCATTGAAACGTTTGCAAAAGCTTTTGACAAAATAACTACCTACAATCCGGAATTCGGATTCAATACCTGGCTGATTACCATTGCCAAGAACGTCCATATTGATATGCTGCGTAAAAAGAAATCGGCATTGTTTCTGGACATCAATGACGAAGAAAACCAACAGGCATACAATGTTATCGACTCCTCACCCACCATTGAAGACGAGATCATTAAAGAGCAAAACCTTGCCCGTTTATTACTGTACATCAAGGAATTAAAACCGGCCTACCAGGAAGTTATCCAGCTGCGTTATTTCCAGGAAATGAGTTATCAGGAAATTGCCGATCAGCTTGAAGAGCCGCTAAACAATGTAAAAATCAAACTGTTGCGTGCCAAAAAGCTTTTATTTGAAATTATTCAACAAAAAAGGTAA
- the nhaA gene encoding Na+/H+ antiporter NhaA, producing the protein MKATKLFADFFENEKSSGIVLIVCTIISLLLANSVFQEYYEHIWHFRIGSHSFEHWINDGLMTIFFLLIGLELEREIYKGELSSIKNALLPLFAALGGMLIPAGIYMFFNQGTPTQSGAGIPMATDIAFALGVLSLLGSRVPLSLKVFLTALAVIDDLGAILIIAIFYTDHLSVMNLGIALGIMAVLFVFNRLKVNNPFPYLLGGVLMWYFMLNSGVHATITGVLLAFVIPFGDGSKKTISYKMQHALHKPVAFFILPLFALANTAIIIGNDWVEGLTHENSIGIFLGLVLGKPLGVFLFSFAAVAIGICKLPQDLQWKQIFATGFLAGIGFTMSIFITLLAFKSQPDDITVSKISILISSLVAGIIGFIFLKISLKKQTDTMT; encoded by the coding sequence ATGAAAGCAACCAAACTCTTTGCTGATTTTTTTGAAAATGAAAAATCATCAGGAATAGTCCTGATCGTCTGCACCATTATTTCCCTGTTGTTAGCAAATTCCGTGTTTCAGGAATATTATGAACACATCTGGCATTTCCGGATCGGAAGTCATTCGTTTGAGCATTGGATTAATGACGGACTGATGACCATCTTTTTCCTTTTGATTGGTCTGGAGCTGGAGCGCGAAATTTATAAAGGAGAACTTTCCAGTATTAAAAATGCGTTACTGCCCCTATTTGCCGCTTTAGGAGGGATGCTGATTCCGGCGGGAATTTATATGTTTTTCAATCAGGGTACGCCAACACAGTCCGGAGCCGGAATCCCGATGGCGACGGATATTGCTTTTGCATTGGGGGTACTGTCACTATTGGGAAGCCGCGTGCCTTTATCGCTAAAAGTGTTTTTAACGGCACTGGCCGTTATTGACGATTTGGGAGCCATACTGATTATCGCGATTTTTTATACCGATCATCTTTCGGTGATGAACCTGGGCATTGCGCTGGGCATCATGGCAGTTTTATTTGTATTTAACCGTTTGAAAGTGAATAATCCGTTTCCGTACCTGCTGGGTGGTGTTTTAATGTGGTATTTTATGCTGAATTCGGGGGTGCATGCCACCATTACCGGTGTTTTACTGGCTTTTGTGATTCCTTTCGGAGACGGCAGCAAGAAAACAATTTCATATAAAATGCAGCATGCCCTGCACAAACCGGTTGCCTTTTTTATATTGCCTTTGTTTGCCTTGGCGAATACGGCAATCATTATCGGGAATGACTGGGTAGAAGGGCTGACACATGAAAACAGCATTGGGATTTTCCTGGGACTTGTTTTAGGAAAACCACTGGGTGTGTTCCTGTTTAGTTTTGCAGCGGTTGCGATCGGAATTTGTAAACTGCCGCAGGATTTGCAATGGAAGCAGATTTTTGCGACCGGTTTTTTGGCCGGTATCGGTTTTACCATGTCGATATTTATAACCTTACTGGCGTTTAAATCGCAGCCGGACGATATTACCGTTTCTAAAATATCCATATTGATTTCGTCGCTGGTTGCCGGTATTATCGGTTTTATCTTTTTAAAGATTTCTTTAAAGAAGCAAACGGATACGATGACATAA
- a CDS encoding energy transducer TonB yields MSKLNIYDTRWLDIVFEGRNKEYGAYQLRAENPKTTIKALFSGIFLLGSAIAIPIVLNSTHKKDDVAICNLPLTEPLTLVEVKLNEQLREAAAPKQETETPAGKQIKYTKLVPVTKVNAATDIPTNREVENAIISTVTTEGEGTTSNTSITTTAPSNGTGTGTDDGNTIRNTVELEALPEFPGGMGEFLNAVGKRFKTPELEELKTLKVLVFFVIEKDGTLSNIRVTRDPGYGLGKEAIRVLNSIKTKWTPGYKNGQPVRTAYNLPITVNIN; encoded by the coding sequence ATGTCAAAACTAAACATCTATGACACCCGGTGGCTGGACATTGTTTTCGAAGGCCGAAACAAGGAATACGGCGCCTATCAGCTACGTGCCGAAAATCCAAAAACAACAATCAAAGCTTTATTTTCAGGTATTTTCTTATTGGGAAGCGCTATCGCTATTCCGATCGTACTGAATAGTACCCATAAAAAAGATGATGTTGCCATTTGCAACCTGCCGCTAACCGAGCCGTTAACATTAGTAGAAGTAAAACTGAACGAACAGCTAAGAGAAGCGGCTGCGCCAAAGCAGGAAACAGAAACTCCGGCCGGAAAACAAATTAAGTACACCAAACTTGTTCCGGTAACAAAAGTAAATGCAGCTACAGATATTCCCACAAACAGGGAAGTCGAAAATGCGATAATCAGCACCGTAACAACCGAAGGGGAAGGAACCACATCAAATACAAGCATTACCACGACTGCTCCATCTAACGGTACAGGAACCGGTACCGACGACGGAAACACGATCCGCAACACCGTAGAACTGGAAGCCTTACCGGAATTTCCGGGCGGTATGGGCGAATTCTTAAATGCCGTGGGCAAACGATTCAAAACACCGGAACTGGAAGAACTGAAAACATTGAAAGTACTGGTATTTTTTGTTATTGAAAAAGACGGTACTCTATCAAACATCCGGGTTACCAGAGATCCCGGCTACGGACTAGGTAAAGAAGCCATCCGTGTTTTAAACTCCATTAAAACAAAATGGACACCAGGCTACAAAAACGGTCAGCCTGTCAGAACCGCCTATAACCTTCCGATAACCGTGAACATAAATTAA